A region of Chlamydia crocodili DNA encodes the following proteins:
- a CDS encoding amino acid carrier protein, which translates to MNTVLSLLAAFDDFFWSYVAFLMIIFLGLSFSWKSGFSQFTKFPQFCRLFYQYSQESSNKKGKDSERGVHPLKVFFASASGNIGIGNVVGIVTAACIGGPGALFWVWIAGIFGSIVKYSEVYLGIKFRKVDNDGVYQGGPMYFLDKAYGTKLIPIIVAVLLCIYGVEIYQFSVIADTISHCWSIPKLFTIFGLLFLILYAVQGGLQRIGKICAFVLPFFLTVYCALSLYILVKEFHQLPSLFSAVFSSAFTGHGAIGGFAGCTLATTIHQGISRAAYSGDIGIGFDSIIQSESSAKRPETQAQLSIIGLAIDNLICTLSLLMVLASGSWSLGLDNASQAVEHALATYFPLVKILLPTFFFVTGYTTIISYFLVGKKCAKFLYGNAGSKIYTLYGAAILPAFCFLSQNTALLIMSVSGALLLCFNLFGVFLMRKEVEFPTSDKAIELHSSAE; encoded by the coding sequence ATGAACACAGTCTTGTCTTTACTAGCAGCCTTCGATGACTTCTTCTGGTCATACGTGGCTTTTCTCATGATTATTTTTCTGGGGCTAAGCTTTTCATGGAAATCTGGTTTTTCTCAATTCACCAAGTTTCCTCAATTCTGCAGGCTTTTCTACCAGTATTCGCAGGAGTCTTCCAATAAAAAGGGGAAGGACAGCGAAAGAGGTGTTCATCCATTGAAGGTATTTTTTGCTTCAGCAAGCGGAAATATCGGTATTGGTAATGTTGTAGGCATTGTTACTGCTGCGTGCATTGGTGGTCCCGGAGCCCTATTCTGGGTTTGGATCGCAGGAATTTTTGGTTCTATTGTGAAATACTCCGAAGTGTACTTAGGGATTAAATTCCGCAAAGTAGATAATGATGGTGTTTATCAAGGCGGGCCGATGTACTTCCTAGATAAAGCTTATGGAACCAAACTCATACCTATTATTGTAGCTGTACTACTTTGTATCTACGGCGTGGAAATTTATCAGTTTTCTGTTATTGCCGACACGATTTCTCATTGCTGGAGCATTCCAAAATTGTTCACCATTTTTGGCTTGCTATTTTTAATTCTCTACGCAGTTCAAGGAGGATTACAACGTATTGGAAAAATCTGTGCTTTCGTGCTTCCATTTTTCCTTACCGTGTATTGCGCACTATCTCTATACATACTTGTAAAAGAGTTCCACCAACTTCCTTCCCTATTTTCTGCTGTATTCTCATCAGCATTTACAGGACACGGAGCTATTGGCGGATTTGCCGGCTGTACTTTAGCAACTACAATTCACCAAGGTATCTCTAGAGCGGCTTATTCTGGAGATATTGGTATTGGCTTTGACTCTATTATTCAAAGTGAAAGTTCTGCAAAACGTCCAGAAACACAAGCTCAGTTAAGTATCATAGGACTCGCTATAGATAATCTTATCTGTACTCTAAGCTTACTTATGGTGCTTGCATCAGGATCATGGTCTCTAGGCCTTGACAACGCTTCTCAAGCTGTTGAACATGCTCTAGCAACGTACTTCCCTCTTGTGAAGATCTTACTCCCCACATTCTTCTTTGTGACAGGTTATACAACAATTATTTCGTATTTCCTCGTAGGAAAAAAATGTGCAAAGTTTCTTTACGGAAACGCTGGATCAAAGATCTATACTCTATACGGAGCTGCTATATTACCAGCATTTTGCTTCTTATCGCAAAATACAGCTCTATTGATAATGTCTGTATCCGGAGCTCTTCTCCTATGCTTTAACCTGTTCGGGGTCTTCCTAATGAGAAAAGAGGTGGAATTCCCAACATCCGATAAAGCGATTGAGCTTCACTCATCAGCAGAATAG
- the lspA gene encoding signal peptidase II has product MSSRSRSTFLTISFFVLIDWVTKLAVLLYRGNLPEASPILYQCSWGKLFFCICPTFNEGAAFGLFSKYKYFLFVIRIAIILGILAFLFLRKKRTSPSIRFSLILLCSGAIGNVGDILFYRHVVDFISIGYKRWSFPTFNFADIFISLGTLIFVYKLYFPTKQKMK; this is encoded by the coding sequence ATGTCTAGTCGCTCCCGATCTACCTTCCTTACTATTTCATTTTTCGTCCTTATTGATTGGGTCACTAAACTAGCTGTTTTGCTGTATCGAGGAAATCTGCCTGAAGCTAGCCCCATACTATACCAATGTAGTTGGGGTAAGCTATTTTTCTGCATTTGTCCCACCTTTAATGAAGGCGCGGCCTTCGGATTATTTTCAAAATATAAATATTTCTTATTCGTTATACGTATAGCAATTATTTTAGGTATTCTTGCCTTTCTTTTTCTAAGAAAGAAAAGAACCTCCCCTTCAATCCGCTTCTCCCTGATTCTCCTTTGTTCCGGAGCTATTGGCAACGTTGGAGACATCCTATTTTACAGGCATGTAGTGGATTTTATTTCTATCGGTTACAAACGTTGGTCCTTTCCAACATTTAATTTTGCCGATATTTTTATCTCTTTAGGAACTTTAATCTTCGTATATAAGCTTTATTTTCCTACTAAACAAAAGATGAAATAG
- the lpxK gene encoding tetraacyldisaccharide 4'-kinase — protein sequence MKTRFPSPFFIFYRRLTVAISYGKILGWGCFGKILSWIFARTAGFRRKLFCSAPYRASSTVISVGNIVLGGSGKTPTVLWLAENLKARGYSCAVLSRGYKGKCSRQRKLIIVDPKTHNAAYVGDEPLLMAGKLPEGSVFVHKDRRVSAKDAARNFDILILDDGFQNNKLHKDVEIVVVNGQDPLGGEKFFPRGRLRDSPNRLKEADFIIVNGSCCLENQKLLNTWCPSLKIFVEPRISQVFWESSEEKLPLDGLSGLAAGVFCGLGFPQGFLDMLKHAGVKILGTYLLPDHAGITKKELHYFSSKIAMRQGQGILCTEKDSVKLGNLIHEQGILPIGKVQMHFDFSDHEGSTASLLDRIDQIHNSKR from the coding sequence ATGAAAACACGCTTTCCTTCGCCCTTTTTTATTTTTTATCGTCGCTTAACCGTAGCAATTAGCTACGGGAAAATCTTGGGTTGGGGGTGTTTTGGGAAAATCCTATCTTGGATATTTGCCCGCACTGCAGGCTTTCGTCGAAAGCTATTTTGTTCAGCACCCTACCGCGCGTCTTCTACTGTAATCAGTGTGGGAAACATTGTTCTCGGGGGTTCAGGTAAGACGCCCACAGTATTGTGGTTGGCTGAAAATCTGAAAGCACGAGGATATTCTTGTGCCGTTCTTTCTCGCGGATATAAAGGAAAATGTAGTCGTCAGAGAAAGCTCATCATAGTCGATCCTAAGACGCATAACGCTGCTTATGTAGGAGATGAACCCTTGCTTATGGCGGGTAAACTCCCAGAGGGTTCTGTTTTTGTGCATAAAGATCGGAGAGTTTCAGCTAAAGATGCCGCTAGGAATTTTGATATTTTGATTTTGGACGATGGTTTCCAGAACAATAAACTACACAAGGACGTGGAAATTGTCGTAGTTAACGGTCAAGATCCCCTAGGGGGAGAAAAATTTTTTCCCCGGGGGCGCCTTCGAGATTCTCCTAATAGATTAAAGGAGGCCGATTTTATAATAGTTAATGGTTCTTGTTGCTTAGAGAATCAAAAACTTTTAAATACCTGGTGTCCATCGCTAAAAATTTTTGTTGAACCTCGCATCTCTCAGGTGTTTTGGGAGTCAAGTGAGGAGAAACTTCCTTTGGACGGTCTTTCTGGACTAGCCGCCGGCGTTTTCTGTGGTCTAGGATTCCCGCAGGGATTTCTTGATATGTTGAAACATGCCGGAGTGAAAATACTAGGAACATATTTATTGCCTGACCACGCGGGAATAACAAAGAAAGAATTGCACTACTTCAGCTCAAAAATAGCTATGCGTCAAGGGCAGGGGATATTGTGCACAGAAAAGGATAGCGTAAAGCTCGGAAACTTAATTCATGAGCAAGGGATTCTTCCGATTGGTAAGGTACAAATGCATTTTGATTTTTCAGATCACGAAGGCTCTACAGCTTCCTTATTGGATAGAATAGATCAAATACATAATAGTAAGAGGTAA
- the nrdR gene encoding transcriptional regulator NrdR, whose product MQCPFCNHGELKVIDSRNAPEANAIKRRRECLNCGQRFTTFETVELTLQVLKRDGRYENFQESKLINGLNAASSHTRIGQDQVHAIASNVKSELLGKQNREISTKEIGELVMKYLKKADMIAYIRFACVYRRFKDVGELMEVLLSATPDMEK is encoded by the coding sequence ATGCAGTGTCCTTTTTGCAATCATGGGGAATTAAAAGTTATAGATTCGAGAAATGCGCCAGAAGCAAATGCAATTAAACGCCGACGAGAATGCTTAAATTGTGGTCAAAGGTTCACAACTTTTGAAACCGTTGAGCTAACTCTGCAGGTATTGAAACGCGATGGTCGTTACGAGAATTTCCAAGAATCTAAACTAATTAACGGATTAAATGCCGCCTCTAGTCACACACGTATAGGTCAAGATCAAGTGCATGCAATAGCCTCTAACGTAAAATCTGAACTATTGGGTAAACAAAATAGGGAAATCTCTACCAAAGAAATTGGCGAACTAGTAATGAAATATCTAAAAAAGGCAGACATGATTGCCTACATTAGATTTGCCTGCGTCTATAGAAGATTTAAAGATGTTGGCGAATTAATGGAGGTTTTGCTATCTGCAACTCCGGATATGGAAAAATAG
- a CDS encoding TraR/DksA family transcriptional regulator codes for MPLSEDEIANFKQRLLEMKYKLSHTLEGNAQEVKKPNEATGYSQHQADQGTDTFDRTISLEVTTKEYELLRQINRALEKIEESSYGICDVSGEEIPLARLMAIPYATMTVKAQSQFEKGLLYGN; via the coding sequence ATGCCGTTGTCTGAGGACGAAATAGCCAATTTTAAACAAAGACTTCTAGAAATGAAATATAAATTATCTCATACCCTAGAAGGGAATGCTCAAGAAGTCAAAAAACCTAACGAAGCTACTGGATATTCTCAACATCAAGCTGATCAGGGTACCGATACTTTTGATAGAACTATCAGTTTAGAGGTGACGACTAAAGAATACGAATTATTAAGACAAATTAATCGAGCTCTGGAAAAAATCGAGGAGTCTTCTTACGGGATCTGTGATGTAAGCGGAGAAGAAATCCCTCTAGCTCGTTTAATGGCGATTCCTTATGCTACAATGACGGTCAAAGCTCAATCACAATTCGAGAAAGGCTTACTTTATGGAAACTAA
- a CDS encoding class I SAM-dependent methyltransferase, with product MDYKLLDSGDGKKLESFGPITLIRPSCTAIWPKSSPSLWKKAHAEYQRSGEDGQWHCRSSVPQEWRIILNNVDCTLKLTPFGHIGMFPEHSGFWPELKQSIEKHFECRVLNLFAYTGSTSIFAAKCGAKVCHVDASKSAVKWAQKNVENNALSEKKIFWVIEDVFSFLQKEIRRGKKYEVILLDPPTYGRGPDGEVFKIDRDFFPLLLLCSKLLSDSSSYILITSHTPGHTPAFLYSLATRALSLDKQYWSSGESFCGDGNQALPSGVFAKWSS from the coding sequence ATGGATTACAAATTACTGGATAGTGGTGATGGGAAGAAGTTAGAAAGCTTTGGACCAATAACTCTTATCCGACCCTCTTGCACGGCAATCTGGCCTAAGAGTTCGCCATCTCTATGGAAAAAGGCGCATGCTGAATATCAAAGATCGGGTGAAGATGGGCAATGGCATTGCAGATCTTCTGTTCCTCAAGAATGGCGAATCATTCTGAATAACGTTGACTGTACATTAAAACTCACTCCTTTCGGTCACATAGGTATGTTTCCTGAACATAGCGGTTTTTGGCCCGAATTGAAACAAAGCATAGAAAAACATTTTGAATGTCGTGTGTTAAATTTATTTGCTTACACAGGTTCTACGTCAATCTTTGCTGCAAAGTGTGGAGCAAAAGTATGTCACGTTGATGCTTCGAAATCTGCGGTAAAATGGGCACAAAAGAATGTTGAGAATAACGCCTTGTCTGAGAAAAAGATCTTTTGGGTTATTGAAGATGTATTTTCTTTTCTGCAAAAAGAAATACGGAGAGGGAAGAAATACGAGGTGATTTTATTAGACCCGCCTACTTACGGCCGAGGACCTGATGGCGAGGTCTTTAAAATAGACAGGGATTTCTTTCCGTTATTGCTTTTATGTTCTAAATTACTTTCCGATTCTTCTTCTTATATTTTGATTACCTCGCATACACCAGGTCATACACCTGCTTTTTTATATAGTTTAGCTACTAGAGCTTTATCTTTAGATAAACAGTATTGGTCTTCTGGAGAAAGTTTTTGTGGTGATGGAAATCAAGCTTTACCTTCTGGAGTATTTGCTAAATGGAGTTCGTAG
- a CDS encoding RNA methyltransferase yields the protein MEFVGKNNPKVKEAIALKQSRSRKGSLFILEGFREIQKALTSGYECERIFCGTNISEKEQSFLNRIQKTPLEKIYCLEETLSKLSYKEHHDNFIAVMKKRWWSREEFLSQKKNPLPFYLIIEQVEKPGNVGALLRIADGVGADGVILCDPIIDLYNPNLIRSSLGTVFTLPIWSATLDEVLQTIEEEKWHVFVTSPRASSMYFCENYNQPLALVFGSEKDGLTSSWFKGNFSKISLPMLGQVDSLNLSTAVSAVAYEVIRQRWLS from the coding sequence ATGGAGTTCGTAGGGAAAAATAACCCTAAAGTGAAAGAGGCAATAGCATTAAAACAAAGTCGCTCTCGCAAGGGCTCTCTCTTTATTTTGGAAGGATTTCGAGAAATTCAAAAGGCTCTGACCTCAGGATATGAATGCGAGCGGATTTTCTGTGGAACTAATATTTCGGAAAAAGAGCAATCTTTTTTAAATCGAATTCAAAAAACCCCCCTGGAAAAGATCTATTGTTTGGAGGAAACTCTTTCAAAACTTTCTTATAAAGAGCATCACGATAATTTTATTGCTGTGATGAAAAAACGTTGGTGGTCTCGAGAAGAGTTTTTAAGTCAGAAAAAAAATCCCCTACCTTTTTATTTAATCATAGAACAGGTTGAAAAACCTGGTAATGTTGGAGCTCTACTTAGGATAGCTGATGGAGTGGGTGCTGACGGAGTGATTTTATGTGATCCTATAATTGACCTTTATAACCCTAATCTTATCCGTTCTTCACTAGGAACAGTATTTACTCTTCCTATCTGGTCCGCCACCTTGGATGAGGTATTACAAACTATTGAAGAGGAAAAATGGCATGTTTTTGTGACTTCTCCTAGGGCAAGTTCAATGTACTTTTGTGAAAATTATAATCAGCCATTAGCTCTAGTTTTTGGTTCGGAAAAGGATGGTCTAACTTCTTCTTGGTTTAAAGGAAATTTTTCAAAAATTTCTCTTCCTATGCTTGGACAAGTGGATTCTTTAAATTTGTCCACAGCCGTATCTGCTGTTGCTTATGAAGTAATTCGACAACGCTGGCTATCCTAG
- a CDS encoding riboflavin synthase subunit alpha, which produces MFSGIVQELGEIFSIQPRDEGLTIGVRGSSKCISELEIGCSVAIDGVCLTVVKLEEEGKMFFDIIPETLACTTIGERVVGDRVNIERSLRASDAIGGHMVSGHVCGVGEIVCIEKNRYYFRVPSSLSIYLFEKGFVSVDGISLTVVTIDKDVFSIGLIPETLSRTTLGYKRVGAKVNIEPDMATKTQVDTLRRLYPPK; this is translated from the coding sequence ATGTTTTCTGGAATAGTTCAGGAGCTGGGCGAGATATTTAGTATTCAGCCGAGAGATGAAGGTTTAACTATAGGTGTAAGAGGGTCTTCGAAATGTATTTCCGAGTTGGAAATTGGTTGTAGTGTTGCTATTGATGGCGTTTGTCTTACTGTAGTTAAACTTGAAGAAGAAGGTAAAATGTTTTTTGATATTATTCCTGAAACTCTTGCTTGTACTACAATAGGAGAGAGAGTTGTAGGCGATCGTGTAAATATTGAACGCTCTTTAAGAGCCTCTGATGCAATCGGAGGACATATGGTCTCTGGTCATGTTTGTGGTGTCGGAGAGATTGTATGTATAGAGAAAAATCGGTATTATTTTCGTGTCCCTAGTTCCTTATCTATATATCTTTTTGAGAAGGGATTTGTTTCGGTAGATGGAATTAGCCTGACAGTTGTTACTATAGACAAAGATGTATTTTCAATAGGATTAATTCCCGAGACATTATCTCGAACGACTTTAGGATATAAACGGGTGGGGGCGAAAGTAAATATTGAGCCTGATATGGCAACAAAAACACAAGTGGATACCTTAAGGCGTTTATATCCTCCGAAATAA
- a CDS encoding dicarboxylate/amino acid:cation symporter — protein MKLWMKIFIGLFVGVTLGLILEDKAIFFKPIGDIFLNLLSMVVYPLVFCSMVLGIASISDMKKLGRIGMKSVGLYLGTTCVAIVIGLCFAQFFSPGEGCDLSQNVIETTIVAPEKNTAYFLSLISQIFPSNPVRSFVEGNILQIIVFAIFLGIAMRLSGEQGRPVAKFIEGFSEIMLRMINMIMAFAPYGVGASMAWISGSHGLVILWQLGKFILAYYLACLFHAVIVFGGIIRMGCKMSFSKFLSAMMDAISCAISTSSSSATLPVTMRCVSKNLGVSSEVSGFVLPLGATVNMNGTAIFQGMAAVFIAQAYNCPLPFSSLLLIVIAATFSAVGSAGVPGGGMITLGSVLASVGLPIQGIAVLAGIDRLRDIIGTPMNILGDAVVAVYVASGEGELSTPIKDKVALEDESRETV, from the coding sequence ATGAAACTATGGATGAAAATCTTTATAGGATTATTTGTCGGGGTTACCCTAGGTTTAATTTTAGAAGACAAGGCGATCTTTTTTAAACCAATAGGAGACATTTTTCTAAATCTATTAAGCATGGTTGTCTACCCTCTGGTATTTTGTTCCATGGTTCTAGGTATTGCTTCTATCAGTGATATGAAGAAATTAGGCCGGATAGGAATGAAAAGTGTAGGCCTATATTTAGGTACTACATGCGTAGCCATTGTTATAGGTTTATGCTTCGCCCAATTTTTTAGCCCCGGAGAGGGTTGTGACTTATCACAAAATGTTATCGAAACAACTATAGTTGCTCCTGAAAAAAATACTGCCTATTTCTTATCTTTGATTTCTCAAATTTTTCCTTCAAACCCAGTTCGATCTTTCGTTGAGGGAAATATTTTACAAATCATAGTCTTCGCTATTTTCTTAGGAATAGCTATGCGTCTTTCTGGAGAACAGGGACGACCCGTTGCGAAGTTCATAGAAGGTTTTTCTGAGATCATGTTACGCATGATTAATATGATCATGGCTTTTGCACCTTATGGTGTGGGAGCAAGTATGGCGTGGATTTCTGGTAGTCATGGTTTAGTCATTCTTTGGCAGTTAGGGAAGTTTATCTTAGCTTACTACCTCGCATGTCTATTTCATGCTGTGATTGTTTTTGGCGGTATTATCCGCATGGGCTGTAAGATGTCCTTCTCTAAATTTCTTTCTGCGATGATGGATGCGATATCCTGCGCGATATCCACCTCGAGTAGTTCGGCAACATTACCTGTAACAATGCGTTGCGTATCTAAAAATCTTGGAGTTTCCTCGGAAGTTTCTGGTTTTGTTTTGCCTCTAGGTGCTACTGTCAATATGAATGGCACTGCTATATTTCAAGGTATGGCTGCTGTGTTTATTGCTCAGGCCTATAACTGTCCTTTACCTTTCAGTAGTTTGCTACTGATTGTTATTGCAGCAACTTTCTCTGCTGTAGGCAGTGCGGGTGTTCCTGGAGGAGGAATGATCACTTTAGGGTCTGTATTAGCCTCTGTAGGCTTGCCTATTCAAGGAATCGCTGTTTTAGCAGGAATTGATAGATTGCGAGACATCATAGGAACTCCTATGAATATCCTTGGAGATGCTGTAGTAGCTGTTTATGTGGCTTCTGGAGAAGGTGAGCTATCGACACCGATAAAAGACAAGGTAGCTTTAGAAGACGAAAGTAGAGAGACGGTGTAG